The Leptospira stimsonii genome includes the window ATCTCGCAAAGAATCTACTCGGTGTTAGTCGAAAAATTCCGGGGGTTCTTTCCGTAATCGAATCGATGACTTCTTATAAAAGCGATCGATTGAAAACGAAAGTAGCTGGAATCCAGTTCGAGAATCCCTTGGGGATGGGCGCCGGTTTCGATAAAACAGGCGAGTTGTATCCGTTCTTGAGTAGAATGGGATTTGGCCACGTTGAAGTAGGAACCATTACTGGCCAGGCTCAACCAGGAAATCCGAAACCGAGAATCTTTCGTTATCCTGAAGACCAAGCGCTCGTCAATCGAATGGGTTTTAATAATCCGGGCGCCGATCTTGCCTTCGAAATTCTTTCCAAACAAACAAAAGGAAAAATTAGAGGAATCAACGCGGGTAAAACCAAAATTGTTCCCGAAGAAAAAGCTGTCGAAGACTACGTTTACACTCTGAAACGTTTGGCGCCTTATGCGGATTATACGGTAATCAATATAAGTTCTCCGAATACACCTGGACTGAGAAACTTTCAAAAGCAGGAGAATTTTGTTTCTTTGATCGAAGGTATTCGGTCCGGACTGGGAAAAGATTTTAAAATTCCTATCTTTATCAAGTTCGCGCCGGACATGGAAGAACAAGATCTCGAAGCGTTATTGGAAACATCCCTGAGTTTAAAACTGGACGGAGTCATTCTAACCAACACTACGATCGAAAAAACGCTTCTTTCGAAATTTCCGAATGTGGAAAAAGAAGGCGGTCTTTCGGGAAAGCCGCTCCGAAAAAAATCGACCGATTTCGTTCGCGTTGCATACAATCAACTAAAGGGAAGAATTCCGATTATCGGCGTGGGCGGCATCGATTCAGGGGCCGCCGCACTCGAAAAAATTCTTGCGGGCGCTGACTTAATCCAGATTTACACCGGTTATATTTATCAAGGTCCGTTTCTCCCTTTGCGTATTCTTGAATACTTAGATCAGTTTCTAAAAAAGAATCGATACGGTTCGATTTCTCAATTGGTGGGAAAAGAAAAAGAAGTTCGTTGGATCCCAAAAGTTTGAGGCTTGTTCCTCAAAAAAGAAAATTTCATCTTGGAATCAATGTTCAGAAAAGATTTTTACCTTACAGAAATGGAATAGAGTCGCCCTTGAAAAGAAGCATTAGGAA containing:
- a CDS encoding quinone-dependent dihydroorotate dehydrogenase, whose amino-acid sequence is MISSSLRQGAYTAFLKPFFLSLDPETAHDLAKNLLGVSRKIPGVLSVIESMTSYKSDRLKTKVAGIQFENPLGMGAGFDKTGELYPFLSRMGFGHVEVGTITGQAQPGNPKPRIFRYPEDQALVNRMGFNNPGADLAFEILSKQTKGKIRGINAGKTKIVPEEKAVEDYVYTLKRLAPYADYTVINISSPNTPGLRNFQKQENFVSLIEGIRSGLGKDFKIPIFIKFAPDMEEQDLEALLETSLSLKLDGVILTNTTIEKTLLSKFPNVEKEGGLSGKPLRKKSTDFVRVAYNQLKGRIPIIGVGGIDSGAAALEKILAGADLIQIYTGYIYQGPFLPLRILEYLDQFLKKNRYGSISQLVGKEKEVRWIPKV